The region CTTCAGCGGCTTCACCGCGGCGGTTGATCCGCCCTACTACCAAAACACCGCTGGCCAACAGGGCTTCTCCAACGGCGACTTCACCCTCTGGAGTCTGGCGGCGACGGTCAATTTCGAGACCTTCTCCATCACCAGCGCCACCAGCCATCTGGAAGGCGAGTTCGGGATCAACCTGCCGCAGTCGCCGTCGGGCTTCTTCTCAAGCCAGTTCATGCCCAAGATGTTCGCGCAGGAAGTTCGCGTGAACTCCACCACGGACGGCCCGCTGCACTGGGTGGTCGGGGCCTCCTATCAGGATGGCCAGGGCCCGCAGGTCAACGCGCTGGTTCGTCCTGGCGTCAACATCAACGCCGACAACAACACCATCACCGAAAACTACGCCTTCTTCGGCGAGATCAGCTACGACCTCTTCGACGGCAAGCTGGTCCCGCTGGTCGGGGCGCGGACCTATCACGACGACCGATCCTTCGAGGACGGCACGACGTTCGTGCCCACCAAGGAGGACGTCAACACCTGGCGTCTGAACCTGGCCTATCTGCCAAGCGACGACCTGACCATGTTCCTGTCGGCCGCCACGGGCTTTAGGCCCGGCATTGTGCAGTCGCGCGTTCAGGTGGAGTCGCTGGGCCTGGCGGGCGTGCCCGCCTCGGTGGCGCTCAATCCTGAGTCCACCAAGAACTACGAGTTTGGCGTCAAGTGGCGCAGCTACGACCGCACCTGGACGGTGGGCCTGAACCTTTACCAACTGGAATATACCGATCTGCAAACCTCGGTGACCGGCGGGATCGAAGGGGTCAACGGCTTCGCCAACTTCGGTGACGCCACGTCCAAGGGCGTCGACTTCGAGGTCCACTGGCGCACCCCGATCGATGGCCTGAACCTTGGCTTTGTCGGCAATCTGAACGACAGCGAGTACGACACGGTCAACGCCGTGGTCGCCGCCGCCCAACCGCTGCTGCGGCCCGGCTCGCGACTGCTCAACACCCTCGATAAGAACTACCGGTTCGACGTCAATTACAGCCGCGACTTCGCCCAGGGCTTTGAGGGCTTCGGCAACCTGTCGCTAAGCCACAGCGGCGATCGTCTGCAGACCAACGGGTTCACGGCCCGGCCGTACGATCTGGTCAACACCACGATCGGCGTTCGCCGCGACAGTTGGGAGCTGGCCCTCGTCGGCAACAACCTCCTTGACGAGCGTGGACCTACGTTCGTGGGCACCAACGGCCCGCTTTCGGGCTCTGGTCCCACCCCGCGCACCGTCGGTCTGCGTCTCCGCGTCACCTCCCAGTGATGCTGCGTCACCCGCCCCGCCGCTCCTGTGTCGGCGCGGGGTGGGCCACCTTGGTGCGTTAGAGCATCGCGCCCGCCGGCTTCAACCGGCGGGCTTCTTTTTAAGGCTGCAGCGCCTCGTCCAGAGCGGCCTTGGCGAGGGGCTCCATCACCGCATAGCCGGCGCGCGTGGGGTGAACGCCGTCATTGGCGTAGCGCGGATCAAACCCGCCTTGTGGATCGGCCAGGGGCGTGAAGTAGTCGACGAAGATCACACCTTCCTCGTCCGCCAGACGCCGCAGGCGGCCGTTGAGCGTGCGCACCATCGGGCGAACGTCGAACTCCGGACGCGGCAGCAACCGCGACATGGGCGGCAGGGCCGCCAGCACCACCTTGATGTCGTTGGCTTGCGCCAAGTCGATCATGGCCTTGATGTTGTAGACGTATTCGTCCTCGGTGATGGCGCCCGTGGCCCCGCCGATGTCGTTGGTCCCGGCCATGATGTGGACGACCCTGGGGCGCAAGGCCACGACGTCATGGTAGAAACGCGCCACCATCTGGGTGCTGCTCTGCCCGCTGATGCCGCGATCCACATAGCCTGTTTGGAAGAAGTC is a window of Caulobacter sp. NIBR2454 DNA encoding:
- a CDS encoding GDSL-type esterase/lipase family protein; the protein is MKKAIAVGALFMVAVSASAHAQTPGAQQVGADALLSYPAVNDTVIRCAATPPRSAEQLAAQFETRPRDLDEMSAMARRFMDPKSDSPAAVAFRARQAEQRASDWAYLCRYRDANAALKQGGQRPRVVFMGDSITEGWIEANRDFFQTGYVDRGISGQSSTQMVARFYHDVVALRPRVVHIMAGTNDIGGATGAITEDEYVYNIKAMIDLAQANDIKVVLAALPPMSRLLPRPEFDVRPMVRTLNGRLRRLADEEGVIFVDYFTPLADPQGGFDPRYANDGVHPTRAGYAVMEPLAKAALDEALQP
- a CDS encoding TonB-dependent receptor codes for the protein MSLHCSVAVGALAIAMAAGVSVAQAQEQAESAGASRAQSVDEVVVTAQKSGVQALQSVPLPIQAFSGEEMKERNINNIGDLVSSIPGASEGFRQSVGSRFYNLRGAVTQNGDSPLGYYLDDVPFIVTNFGIAPPVRFVDMERVEVLRGPQGTLYGQGSAGGVFIFHTRDPNLSEMEYAVEGETSSTKGAEGLSYGANGALSLPLIKDRLAVRVSGGFSREAGWADAYYGPFDGTPDEKGVNDAKNDDLRVVALFRPVDNVEIRGQYWKFRPRQNFSGFTAAVDPPYYQNTAGQQGFSNGDFTLWSLAATVNFETFSITSATSHLEGEFGINLPQSPSGFFSSQFMPKMFAQEVRVNSTTDGPLHWVVGASYQDGQGPQVNALVRPGVNINADNNTITENYAFFGEISYDLFDGKLVPLVGARTYHDDRSFEDGTTFVPTKEDVNTWRLNLAYLPSDDLTMFLSAATGFRPGIVQSRVQVESLGLAGVPASVALNPESTKNYEFGVKWRSYDRTWTVGLNLYQLEYTDLQTSVTGGIEGVNGFANFGDATSKGVDFEVHWRTPIDGLNLGFVGNLNDSEYDTVNAVVAAAQPLLRPGSRLLNTLDKNYRFDVNYSRDFAQGFEGFGNLSLSHSGDRLQTNGFTARPYDLVNTTIGVRRDSWELALVGNNLLDERGPTFVGTNGPLSGSGPTPRTVGLRLRVTSQ